One genomic region from Streptomyces sp. Li-HN-5-11 encodes:
- a CDS encoding ATP/GTP-binding protein translates to MDFASSSGGPSRSTTSAKIVVAGGFGVGKTTFVGAVSEINPLRTEAVMTSASAGIDDLTHTGDKTTTTVAMDFGRITLDQDLILYLFGTPGQDRFWFMWDDLVRGAIGAIVLVDTRRLADCFPAVDYFENSGLPFVIALNGFDGNQPYSPDEVREALQIGPDTPIITTDARHRADAKSALITLVEHALMARLR, encoded by the coding sequence GTGGACTTCGCAAGCTCTAGCGGCGGTCCTTCCCGCTCCACCACCTCCGCGAAGATCGTGGTGGCGGGCGGCTTCGGCGTGGGCAAGACCACGTTCGTCGGCGCCGTCTCGGAGATCAACCCGCTGCGCACGGAGGCCGTCATGACGTCTGCTTCGGCGGGCATCGACGACCTCACCCACACCGGAGACAAGACCACGACGACCGTGGCCATGGACTTCGGCCGCATCACCCTGGACCAGGACCTGATCCTGTACCTGTTCGGTACGCCGGGCCAGGACCGCTTCTGGTTCATGTGGGACGACCTGGTCCGCGGCGCCATCGGCGCGATCGTCCTGGTGGACACGCGGCGTCTCGCCGACTGCTTCCCGGCGGTCGACTACTTCGAGAACTCGGGTCTGCCCTTCGTGATCGCCCTCAACGGCTTCGACGGCAACCAGCCGTACTCCCCCGACGAGGTGCGTGAGGCCCTGCAGATCGGCCCCGACACCCCGATCATCACCACCGACGCCCGCCACCGCGCCGACGCCAAGTCGGCCCTGATCACGCTCGTGGAGCACGCTCTGATGGCGCGTCTGCGGTAG
- a CDS encoding roadblock/LC7 domain-containing protein, producing MSQAAQNLNWLITNFVDNTPGVSHTVVVSADGLLLAMSEGFPRDRADQLAAVASGLTSLTAGASRIFEGGNVAQTVVEMERGFLFLMSVSDGSSLAVLAHPECDIGLVGYEMALLVDRAGAVLTPDLRAELQGSLLH from the coding sequence ATGAGCCAGGCGGCACAGAACCTGAACTGGTTGATCACCAACTTCGTGGACAACACCCCCGGGGTGTCCCACACCGTCGTCGTGTCCGCCGACGGACTCCTTCTGGCCATGTCCGAAGGCTTCCCCCGTGACCGCGCCGACCAGCTCGCGGCCGTCGCGTCCGGGCTCACCTCGCTGACCGCCGGGGCCTCCCGGATCTTCGAGGGGGGCAACGTGGCGCAGACGGTCGTGGAGATGGAACGCGGGTTCCTCTTCCTCATGTCCGTCTCGGACGGCTCGTCCCTGGCCGTCCTGGCTCACCCCGAGTGCGACATCGGCCTCGTCGGCTACGAGATGGCACTGCTCGTCGACCGTGCGGGCGCGGTTCTCACACCCGACCTGCGCGCGGAACTACAGGGCAGTCTGCTCCACTGA
- a CDS encoding roadblock/LC7 domain-containing protein yields MSQAAQNLNWLITNFVDNTPGVSHTVVVSADGLLLAMSEGFPRDRADQLAAVASGLTSLTAGASRIFEGGSVNQTVVEMERGFLFIMSISDGSSLAVLAHPEADIGLIGYEMALLVDRAGTVLTPDLRAELQGSLLN; encoded by the coding sequence ATGAGCCAGGCGGCACAGAACCTGAACTGGTTGATCACCAACTTCGTGGACAACACCCCCGGGGTGTCCCACACCGTGGTGGTCTCCGCCGACGGACTCCTTCTGGCGATGTCCGAAGGCTTTCCCCGCGACCGCGCCGACCAGCTCGCGGCCGTCGCCTCCGGTCTGACCTCACTGACCGCCGGTGCCTCGCGCATCTTCGAGGGCGGCAGCGTGAACCAGACGGTTGTGGAGATGGAGCGGGGGTTCCTCTTCATCATGTCCATTTCCGACGGTTCGTCGCTCGCGGTTCTCGCGCACCCCGAGGCGGACATTGGCCTCATCGGGTACGAGATGGCCCTTCTGGTGGACCGCGCGGGCACGGTCCTGACCCCGGATCTCCGCGCGGAGCTCCAGGGAAGCCTTCTCAACTAA
- a CDS encoding acyl-CoA carboxylase subunit beta: MTVLEETTGEPAGEPTDARGRVAELHEIRAQAVAGPSEKATAAQHAKGKLTARERIELLLDPGSFQEVEQLRRHRATGFGLEAKKPYTDGVITGWGTVEGRTVFVYAHDFRIFGGALGEAHATKIHKIMDMAIAAGAPLVSLNDGAGARIQEGVSALAGYGGIFQRNTKASGVIPQISVMLGPCAGGAAYSPALTDFVFMVRETSQMFITGPDVVKAVTGEEITQNGLGGADVHAETSGVCHFAYDDEETCIAEVRYLLSLLPQNNRENPPRVDGSDPAERRSDVLLDLVPADGNRPYDMTKVIEEIVDDGEYLEVHERWARNIICALARLDGQVVGIIANQPQVLAGVLDIEASEKAARFVQMCDAFNIPIVTFLDVPGFLPGVDQEHGGIIRHGAKLLYAYCNATVPRISLILRKAYGGAYIVMDSQSIGADLTYAWPTNEIAVMGAEGAANVIFRRQIADAEDPEAMRQKMVKEYKAELMHPYYAAERGLVDDVIDPAETREVLIKSLAMLHSKHADLPSRKHGNPPQ, from the coding sequence ATGACCGTTTTGGAAGAGACGACGGGTGAGCCGGCCGGCGAGCCGACGGACGCGCGCGGGCGGGTCGCCGAACTGCACGAGATCCGTGCGCAGGCGGTGGCCGGCCCCAGCGAGAAGGCGACCGCGGCGCAGCACGCCAAGGGCAAGCTGACCGCCCGGGAGCGCATCGAGCTGCTCCTGGACCCGGGTTCCTTCCAGGAGGTCGAGCAGTTGCGCCGGCACCGGGCGACCGGTTTCGGCCTGGAGGCCAAGAAGCCGTACACCGACGGTGTCATCACCGGCTGGGGCACGGTGGAGGGCCGTACGGTCTTCGTCTACGCCCACGACTTCCGCATCTTCGGCGGCGCGCTGGGCGAGGCCCACGCCACGAAGATCCACAAGATCATGGACATGGCCATCGCGGCCGGTGCCCCGCTGGTGTCCCTCAACGACGGTGCCGGCGCCCGCATCCAGGAGGGCGTCAGCGCCCTCGCCGGTTACGGCGGCATCTTCCAGCGCAACACCAAGGCCTCCGGGGTCATCCCGCAGATCAGCGTCATGCTGGGCCCGTGCGCGGGCGGCGCGGCCTACAGCCCGGCCCTGACGGACTTCGTGTTCATGGTCCGCGAGACCTCGCAGATGTTCATCACCGGCCCGGACGTCGTCAAGGCGGTCACCGGCGAGGAGATCACCCAGAACGGGCTCGGCGGCGCGGACGTGCACGCCGAGACCAGCGGCGTGTGCCACTTCGCCTACGACGACGAGGAGACGTGCATCGCCGAGGTGCGCTACCTCCTCTCCCTCCTCCCGCAGAACAACCGGGAGAACCCGCCGCGCGTGGACGGCTCCGACCCCGCCGAGCGGCGCTCCGACGTCCTGCTGGACCTCGTCCCGGCCGACGGCAACCGGCCCTACGACATGACCAAGGTCATCGAGGAGATCGTCGACGACGGCGAGTACCTGGAGGTCCACGAGCGCTGGGCCCGCAACATCATCTGCGCCCTGGCCCGCCTGGACGGCCAGGTCGTCGGCATCATCGCCAACCAGCCCCAGGTCCTCGCCGGCGTCCTGGACATCGAGGCGAGTGAGAAGGCGGCACGGTTCGTCCAGATGTGCGACGCCTTCAACATCCCGATCGTCACCTTCCTGGACGTCCCGGGGTTCCTCCCCGGCGTCGACCAGGAGCACGGCGGGATCATCCGGCACGGCGCGAAGCTGCTGTACGCCTACTGCAACGCCACGGTGCCGCGGATCTCGCTGATCCTGCGCAAGGCGTACGGAGGCGCCTACATCGTCATGGACAGCCAGTCCATCGGCGCCGACCTCACCTACGCCTGGCCGACCAACGAGATCGCCGTGATGGGCGCCGAGGGTGCGGCCAACGTCATCTTCCGCCGTCAGATCGCCGACGCCGAGGACCCCGAGGCCATGCGGCAGAAGATGGTCAAGGAGTACAAGGCCGAGCTCATGCACCCCTACTACGCGGCCGAGCGCGGCCTGGTCGACGACGTCATCGACCCCGCCGAGACCCGCGAGGTGCTGATCAAATCCCTCGCCATGCTGCACAGCAAGCACGCCGACCTGCCCTCCCGCAAGCACGGCAACCCCCCGCAGTAA
- a CDS encoding DUF742 domain-containing protein: MATPPGGSSSGNWSYGPAQGQGDSSANPYGYPSAPRHRQPYTPQGPGPSPYDQPPAPRIQPVQPQRRTPEPAPAGASNNPLVRPYAMTGGRTRPRYQLAIEALVHTTAQPHQMQGQLPEHQRICNLCREIKSVAEISALLTIPLGVARILVADLAEAGLVAIHQPGGDENAGGQPDVTLLERVLSGLRKL, from the coding sequence GTGGCAACACCCCCAGGCGGTTCGTCTTCGGGCAACTGGTCGTACGGCCCTGCCCAGGGCCAGGGCGACAGCTCGGCGAACCCGTACGGCTACCCCTCCGCCCCGCGCCACCGGCAGCCGTACACGCCGCAGGGCCCCGGCCCCTCGCCGTACGACCAGCCGCCGGCGCCGCGCATCCAGCCTGTGCAGCCGCAGCGACGCACCCCTGAGCCGGCGCCCGCAGGGGCGTCGAACAACCCCCTGGTCCGCCCGTACGCGATGACGGGCGGCCGCACCAGGCCGCGGTACCAGCTCGCCATCGAGGCGCTGGTGCACACCACGGCGCAGCCGCACCAGATGCAGGGCCAGCTGCCCGAACATCAGCGGATCTGCAACCTGTGCCGCGAGATCAAGTCGGTGGCCGAGATCTCGGCCCTGCTGACGATCCCTCTCGGCGTGGCCAGGATCCTCGTCGCCGACTTGGCGGAGGCGGGCCTGGTCGCCATCCATCAGCCCGGCGGCGACGAGAACGCCGGTGGCCAGCCAGACGTGACACTGCTCGAAAGGGTGCTCAGTGGACTTCGCAAGCTCTAG
- a CDS encoding ATP/GTP-binding protein → MDFASSDGSRATTSAKIVVAGGFGVGKTTFVGAVSEINPLRTEAVMTSASAGIDDLTHTGDKTTTTVAMDFGRITLDQDLILYLFGTPGQDRFWFMWDDLVRGAIGAVVLVDTRRLADCFPAVDYFENSGLPFVVALNGFDGQQPYAPEEVREALQIGPDTPIITTDARHRADAKSALITLVEHALMARLR, encoded by the coding sequence GTGGACTTCGCAAGCTCTGACGGAAGCCGGGCGACCACCTCCGCGAAGATCGTGGTGGCGGGCGGCTTCGGCGTGGGCAAGACCACGTTCGTGGGCGCCGTCTCGGAGATCAACCCGCTGCGCACGGAGGCCGTGATGACGTCTGCTTCGGCGGGCATCGACGACCTCACCCACACCGGGGACAAGACCACCACCACGGTGGCCATGGACTTCGGCCGCATCACCCTGGACCAGGACCTGATCCTGTACCTGTTCGGTACGCCGGGCCAGGACCGCTTCTGGTTCATGTGGGACGACCTGGTCCGCGGCGCCATCGGCGCGGTGGTGCTCGTGGACACCCGGCGCCTGGCCGACTGCTTCCCGGCGGTCGACTACTTCGAGAACAGCGGCCTGCCCTTCGTCGTGGCGCTCAACGGCTTCGACGGCCAGCAGCCGTACGCGCCGGAGGAGGTGCGTGAGGCCCTGCAGATCGGCCCCGACACCCCGATCATCACCACCGACGCCCGCCACCGCGCCGACGCCAAGTCGGCGCTGATCACGCTGGTGGAGCACGCTCTGATGGCCCGGCTGAGGTAA
- a CDS encoding DUF742 domain-containing protein, translating into MTPPTAHHDPYAEPYGDEGDQPLVRPYAMTGGRTRPRYQLAIEALISTTADPAALMGLLPEHQRICHLCREVKSVAEVSALLAMPLGVARILVADLAEAGLVAIHQPGGDENNGGAPDVTLLERVLSGLRKL; encoded by the coding sequence ATGACCCCGCCCACCGCCCATCATGATCCGTACGCCGAGCCGTACGGGGACGAGGGCGACCAGCCGCTGGTCCGGCCGTACGCGATGACCGGCGGCCGGACCCGGCCGCGCTACCAGCTCGCCATCGAGGCACTGATCAGCACCACGGCCGACCCGGCAGCGCTGATGGGACTGCTCCCGGAGCACCAGCGCATCTGCCATCTGTGCCGCGAGGTGAAGTCCGTGGCCGAGGTGTCGGCGCTCCTCGCCATGCCCCTCGGCGTGGCGCGGATCCTCGTCGCGGACCTCGCCGAGGCCGGCCTGGTGGCGATCCACCAGCCGGGCGGCGACGAGAACAACGGCGGCGCACCTGATGTGACGCTGCTCGAAAGGGTGCTCAGTGGACTTCGCAAGCTCTGA
- a CDS encoding nitrate- and nitrite sensing domain-containing protein, translated as MRRSKNGSEPSARGNFTPPPRGAAPAHVPGSEPPAAPAPSGGRFSPRNWRVPTRLNAILLIPVLVGLVMGGFQVKSSIDTWQTAQDAENTARLVRASLAYADAIYNERDVVTAPLLEGKGQNDPTVTQARQLTDRAADAFDQAAKNMPHKSGLERRLKLFREAEPELQSLRAASYTPKLTGVQTEEGYIKVAHPLMEFANELGLGTGNITSYGRTVYAISLTKAALSLERAIGMHLLIKPGPDAPNLASQRIALSSYAYLEGIAIEEYVGGGTQADADKLSTLQKQMQAQAATMVQQAKAKDPNYVAPPSDPSKMVTALATLKSTDPAERDALAQKGITAQNWWAVTTLKYNAYRTIESDLADKAVNEAANIADDAKQSTFITGAVVLVALLAAFILAGLVARQMSRSMRQLRNAAFGIAEQRLPMLVDQLSRTDPGRVDTRVAPIPITSTDEIGEVARAFDQVHREAVRLAAEQALLRGNINAIFTNLSRRNQSLIEGQLTLITDLENNEADPDQLENLFRLDHLATRMRRNGENLLVLAGEEPGRRWDQPVPLVDVLRAASSEVEQYERIELSGVPEAEIHGRAVTDLVHLLAELLENATTFSSPQTKVRVTATRLPDGRIMIEIHDKGIGLTAEDFADINHKLANPPTVDVAISQRMGLFVVGRLADRHGIRVQLRPSGEQAGTTSLVMLPDAITHGGGGESLDRDEFTVSQIIPEQEFKTENFSAPQPLRTAAELGFDDSRYSEVPDDIRELDPVGRSLMREERRAALEAQSHEQQTVGETNERPPYADQPTGQQPAYDTGQVPYPEQAAAYDQQTAYEEQRRTAYEQSQQAAYDEPARTAYDDPSRTAYDEPARTAYDEPGRTGYEEPGRPSYDDSYYAPNGGLPHAGAYSANGGYPDPAYAEPAQEEQAPAHASAPETYPAFQEQPQQDDWPQPDTYRNGYPDQYAPEAESAQATDVGGAESVGFDRPGPGHSAAHELTDAGLPRRGSIASGSNGTQRVNGEAPARTAESNGNSSWRSANDERWQQASQLRKPKAGGVTSSGLPRRVPKANLVEGAAASTPQGGPQVSRAPEDVRGRLSNLRRGVQRGRSAGSDKNGQGFGPDSTYNQER; from the coding sequence GTGAGGCGAAGCAAGAACGGCTCCGAGCCGTCGGCCCGGGGCAACTTCACCCCGCCGCCGCGCGGTGCGGCGCCCGCACACGTGCCCGGTTCGGAGCCGCCGGCCGCGCCCGCCCCGAGCGGCGGCCGGTTCTCGCCACGCAACTGGCGGGTGCCGACCCGGCTGAACGCGATCCTGCTCATACCCGTGCTGGTCGGCCTGGTCATGGGCGGCTTCCAGGTCAAGAGCTCGATCGACACCTGGCAGACCGCCCAGGACGCGGAGAACACCGCGCGCCTGGTGAGGGCCTCCCTGGCCTACGCCGACGCCATCTACAACGAGCGCGACGTCGTCACGGCGCCCCTGCTGGAGGGCAAGGGGCAGAACGACCCGACCGTCACCCAGGCCCGCCAGCTGACCGACCGGGCCGCCGACGCCTTCGACCAGGCCGCGAAGAACATGCCGCACAAGTCCGGTCTGGAGCGCCGGCTGAAGCTGTTCCGCGAGGCCGAGCCCGAGCTCCAGTCGCTGCGCGCCGCCTCCTACACCCCGAAGCTGACCGGCGTGCAGACGGAGGAGGGCTACATCAAGGTCGCCCACCCCCTGATGGAGTTCGCCAACGAGCTGGGTCTGGGCACCGGCAACATCACCTCCTACGGCCGTACCGTCTACGCCATCTCACTCACCAAGGCGGCCCTGTCGCTGGAGCGCGCGATCGGCATGCACCTGCTGATCAAGCCCGGCCCCGACGCCCCCAACCTCGCCAGCCAGCGCATCGCCCTGTCCTCCTACGCCTACCTCGAGGGCATCGCCATCGAGGAGTACGTCGGCGGCGGCACCCAGGCCGACGCGGACAAGCTCAGCACGCTGCAGAAGCAGATGCAGGCCCAGGCCGCGACGATGGTCCAGCAGGCCAAGGCCAAGGACCCCAACTACGTGGCGCCGCCGTCCGACCCCAGCAAGATGGTCACGGCCCTCGCGACGCTGAAGAGCACCGACCCCGCCGAGCGGGACGCGCTCGCCCAGAAGGGCATCACCGCGCAGAACTGGTGGGCGGTCACCACCCTCAAGTACAACGCCTACCGCACGATCGAGTCGGACCTGGCCGACAAGGCGGTGAACGAGGCGGCGAACATCGCCGACGACGCCAAGCAGTCGACCTTCATCACCGGCGCGGTCGTGCTGGTCGCCCTGCTCGCCGCGTTCATCCTGGCCGGCCTCGTGGCCCGCCAGATGAGCCGCTCCATGCGTCAGCTGCGCAACGCCGCCTTCGGCATCGCCGAGCAGCGCCTGCCGATGCTGGTCGACCAGCTCTCGCGCACCGACCCCGGCCGCGTGGACACCCGGGTCGCGCCGATCCCGATCACCTCGACCGACGAGATCGGCGAAGTCGCCCGCGCCTTCGACCAGGTCCACCGCGAGGCCGTCCGGCTCGCCGCCGAGCAGGCCCTGCTGCGGGGCAACATCAACGCGATCTTCACCAACCTCTCGCGCCGCAACCAGTCGCTGATCGAGGGCCAGCTGACCCTGATCACCGACCTGGAGAACAACGAGGCGGACCCGGACCAGCTGGAGAACCTCTTCCGCCTGGACCACCTGGCGACCCGTATGCGCCGCAACGGCGAGAACCTCCTCGTCCTCGCCGGCGAGGAGCCCGGCCGCCGCTGGGACCAGCCGGTCCCCCTGGTGGACGTGCTGCGCGCCGCCTCCTCCGAGGTGGAGCAGTACGAGCGCATCGAGCTGTCCGGCGTCCCCGAGGCCGAGATCCACGGCCGCGCGGTGACCGACCTCGTGCACCTGCTGGCCGAGCTGCTGGAGAACGCCACGACGTTCTCCTCGCCGCAGACCAAGGTCCGCGTCACCGCGACCCGTCTGCCCGACGGCCGCATCATGATCGAGATCCACGACAAGGGCATCGGCCTGACCGCCGAGGACTTCGCGGACATCAACCACAAGCTGGCCAACCCGCCCACCGTGGACGTGGCGATCTCCCAGCGCATGGGCCTCTTCGTGGTCGGCCGCCTCGCGGACCGGCACGGCATCCGGGTCCAGCTGCGCCCCTCCGGCGAGCAGGCCGGCACCACGTCGCTGGTCATGCTGCCGGACGCGATCACCCACGGCGGTGGCGGCGAGTCCCTCGACCGCGACGAGTTCACGGTCTCGCAGATCATCCCGGAGCAGGAGTTCAAGACCGAGAACTTCAGCGCCCCGCAGCCGCTGCGCACGGCCGCGGAGCTCGGCTTCGACGACAGCCGGTACTCCGAGGTCCCCGACGACATCCGGGAACTGGACCCCGTCGGCCGCTCGCTGATGCGCGAGGAGCGCCGTGCCGCCCTGGAGGCCCAGTCGCACGAACAGCAGACCGTCGGCGAGACGAACGAGCGGCCTCCGTACGCCGACCAGCCCACCGGGCAGCAGCCGGCCTACGACACCGGCCAGGTGCCCTACCCGGAGCAGGCCGCCGCGTACGACCAGCAGACGGCGTACGAGGAGCAGCGGCGGACGGCGTACGAGCAGTCGCAGCAGGCCGCCTACGACGAGCCCGCGCGGACGGCGTACGACGACCCGTCACGGACCGCGTACGACGAGCCGGCGCGGACTGCGTACGACGAGCCGGGACGGACCGGATACGAGGAGCCGGGACGGCCCTCGTACGACGACTCGTACTACGCTCCGAACGGCGGCCTGCCGCACGCCGGTGCCTACTCGGCCAACGGCGGTTACCCGGATCCCGCGTATGCGGAGCCTGCCCAGGAGGAGCAGGCGCCGGCCCACGCCTCCGCGCCGGAGACGTACCCGGCCTTCCAGGAGCAGCCCCAGCAGGACGACTGGCCGCAGCCGGACACCTACCGCAACGGCTACCCGGACCAGTACGCTCCCGAAGCGGAATCCGCACAGGCCACTGACGTGGGCGGCGCGGAAAGCGTAGGCTTCGACCGTCCGGGACCGGGTCACTCCGCCGCCCACGAGCTGACCGACGCCGGGCTGCCCCGCCGCGGATCCATCGCGAGCGGCTCGAACGGCACCCAGCGCGTGAACGGCGAAGCGCCGGCCCGCACCGCGGAGAGCAACGGCAACAGCAGCTGGCGTTCGGCGAACGACGAGCGCTGGCAGCAGGCCTCGCAACTCCGGAAGCCCAAGGCGGGCGGGGTGACCTCCTCCGGCCTGCCACGGCGGGTACCCAAGGCCAACCTGGTCGAGGGTGCCGCGGCATCGACCCCGCAGGGCGGCCCACAGGTCTCCCGCGCTCCCGAGGACGTCAGGGGCAGGCTGAGCAACCTGCGCCGGGGCGTCCAGCGGGGGCGCAGCGCAGGAAGTGACAAGAACGGCCAGGGCTTCGGTCCTGACAGCACCTACAACCAGGAGCGTTAG
- a CDS encoding acyl-CoA carboxylase subunit epsilon translates to MDNPDIRVEKGHAEPEEVAAITAILLARAAARPADTTQTHRGRAKAGWRRLERENGFRAPHSWHG, encoded by the coding sequence ATGGACAACCCCGACATCCGCGTCGAGAAGGGCCACGCCGAGCCCGAGGAAGTCGCCGCCATCACGGCGATCCTCCTGGCCCGCGCGGCGGCCCGCCCCGCCGACACCACCCAGACCCACCGCGGCCGTGCCAAGGCCGGCTGGCGCCGCCTGGAGCGCGAGAACGGCTTCCGCGCGCCGCACAGCTGGCACGGCTGA